Proteins encoded within one genomic window of Ideonella dechloratans:
- a CDS encoding acyl-CoA thioesterase — MRFELPAEKTLVFDMVLPMRWGDMDAYGHINNTVYFRYFESLRVDWLLSQGRPLQDGGMGPVVVNAFCSYLRQVTYPGELRARLYVGQQGRSSMETFFTLERTDEPGVTCAEGGATMVWMDFATGRSAPMPDWLRQAACPAAD, encoded by the coding sequence ATGCGATTTGAACTGCCCGCCGAGAAGACCTTGGTCTTCGACATGGTGCTGCCCATGCGCTGGGGCGACATGGACGCCTACGGCCACATCAACAACACCGTCTACTTCCGCTACTTCGAGAGCCTGCGGGTGGACTGGCTGCTGAGCCAGGGGCGCCCCCTGCAGGATGGCGGCATGGGGCCCGTGGTGGTCAACGCCTTCTGCAGCTACCTGCGCCAGGTGACCTATCCGGGCGAACTGCGGGCGCGGCTTTACGTGGGCCAGCAGGGCCGCAGCAGCATGGAGACCTTCTTCACGCTGGAGCGCACTGACGAGCCGGGTGTGACCTGCGCCGAAGGGGGCGCGACCATGGTGTGGATGGACTTCGCGACCGGCCGCTCCGCCCCGATGCCGGACTGGCTGCGCCAGGCGGCCTGTCCCGCGGCGGACTGA